The Pantoea phytobeneficialis genome has a segment encoding these proteins:
- the proS gene encoding proline--tRNA ligase has protein sequence MRTTQYLLSTLKETPSDAEVISHQLMLRAGMIRKLASGLYTWLPTGVRVLRKVENIVREEMNNAGAIEISMPVVQPADLWEESGRWEQYGPELLRIKDRHDRPFVLGPTHEEVVTDLIRNELSSYKQLPLNLYQIQTKFRDEVRPRFGVMRSREFIMKDAYSFHTSQESLQETYDAMYRAYSQSFSRMGLDFRAVQADTGSIGGSASHEFQVLAQSGEDDVIFSSESDYAANIEKAEALAPAGERPQPTQQMVQFDTPNAKTIAELVEQHQLPIEKTVKTLFVKGTEESGHALVALLLRGDHQLNEVKAEKLDIVAAPLEMATEAEIRAVLGAGPGSLGPVGLTMPVIADRTVAKTSDFCTGANIDGKHFAGINWGRDLPEPRVEDIRNVVEGDPSPDGKGTLLIKRGIEVGHIFQLGTKYSDALKAAVQGEDGRNQIMTMGCYGIGITRVVAAAIEQNHDERGIIWPAALAPFEVAILPMNMHKSFRVKEVADDLYNALRAKGIDVILDDRKERPGVMFADMELIGVPHTIVIGDRNLDNEEIEYKARSASEKEMIKHSEIVEFLAKALNK, from the coding sequence ATGCGTACTACTCAATATTTGCTCTCCACTCTGAAGGAGACGCCCTCCGATGCGGAAGTTATCAGCCACCAGCTGATGCTGCGCGCCGGGATGATCCGTAAACTGGCTTCAGGACTTTATACCTGGCTGCCGACCGGTGTTCGCGTGCTGAGAAAAGTCGAAAACATCGTGCGTGAAGAGATGAACAACGCAGGCGCGATTGAAATCTCCATGCCGGTGGTTCAGCCTGCCGATCTGTGGGAAGAGAGTGGCCGTTGGGAGCAATATGGTCCCGAACTGCTGCGTATTAAAGACCGTCACGATCGCCCGTTCGTGTTGGGTCCGACGCATGAAGAAGTGGTCACTGACCTGATCCGTAACGAGTTGAGCTCTTATAAGCAATTGCCGCTCAACTTGTATCAGATCCAGACCAAGTTCCGTGACGAAGTGCGCCCACGCTTTGGGGTGATGCGTTCACGCGAGTTCATCATGAAAGATGCCTACTCGTTCCACACCTCGCAGGAATCGTTGCAGGAAACCTATGACGCGATGTATCGCGCCTACAGCCAGAGCTTCAGCCGTATGGGGCTGGACTTCCGTGCGGTACAGGCCGATACCGGTTCCATCGGTGGTAGCGCTTCACATGAATTCCAGGTGCTGGCGCAGAGCGGTGAAGATGATGTGATCTTCTCCAGCGAATCCGATTACGCCGCTAACATCGAGAAAGCTGAGGCTCTGGCCCCGGCTGGCGAACGTCCACAGCCGACACAACAGATGGTGCAGTTCGACACACCAAACGCGAAAACCATCGCCGAGTTGGTTGAACAGCATCAGCTGCCGATTGAGAAAACGGTCAAAACGCTGTTTGTTAAAGGCACCGAAGAGAGCGGCCATGCGCTGGTTGCCCTGCTGCTGCGTGGTGATCATCAGCTCAACGAAGTGAAAGCGGAGAAGCTGGATATCGTTGCCGCACCGCTGGAAATGGCGACCGAAGCCGAAATCCGTGCGGTTCTGGGCGCAGGTCCGGGTTCCCTCGGTCCGGTGGGTCTGACCATGCCGGTGATTGCTGACCGTACCGTGGCGAAAACCAGCGACTTCTGCACCGGTGCCAACATCGATGGCAAACACTTCGCTGGAATTAACTGGGGCCGTGACTTGCCGGAACCGCGTGTCGAAGATATTCGCAACGTGGTGGAAGGCGATCCCAGCCCGGACGGTAAAGGCACGCTGCTGATCAAACGTGGTATCGAAGTGGGTCACATCTTCCAGCTCGGCACCAAATATTCCGATGCGCTGAAAGCGGCGGTGCAAGGCGAAGATGGTCGTAACCAAATCATGACCATGGGCTGCTACGGTATCGGTATCACCCGCGTGGTGGCGGCGGCAATTGAGCAGAACCATGACGAGCGTGGCATCATCTGGCCGGCAGCCCTGGCACCGTTCGAAGTGGCGATTCTGCCAATGAACATGCACAAATCTTTCCGTGTGAAAGAAGTCGCGGATGATCTGTACAACGCGCTGCGTGCCAAAGGCATTGACGTGATTCTGGATGACCGTAAAGAGCGTCCGGGCGTGATGTTTGCCGATATGGAACTGATTGGTGTACCGCATACCATCGTGATCGGCGATCGCAACCTCGATAATGAAGAGATCGAGTACAAAGCGCGTTCCGCCAGCGAGAAAGAGATGATTAAGCACAGCGAAATCGTCGAATTCCTGGCAAAAGCCCTGAACAAGTAA
- the tsaA gene encoding tRNA (N6-threonylcarbamoyladenosine(37)-N6)-methyltransferase TrmO: protein MSEFAFAQIGVIHSPWKEKFAVPRQPGLVQDGTGELHLLPPYNQAEAVRGLEAFSHLWVLFVFHQTMAGGWRPTVRPPRLGGNARMGVFATRSTFRPNPIGMSLVELKGIRCEKQQVILQLGSLDLVDGTPVVDIKPYLPFAEALPDARAGFAQQAPEAAMPVRFSALALTQIQQQQKNHPHLARFISDVLAQDPRPAYRKGEAEDREYAAWLLDFNVRWRIDEAGTEVIALDPR, encoded by the coding sequence ATGAGTGAGTTTGCCTTTGCGCAAATCGGCGTAATTCATTCGCCGTGGAAAGAGAAATTCGCCGTGCCGCGCCAGCCGGGTCTGGTGCAGGATGGCACCGGTGAGCTGCATCTGCTGCCACCTTACAACCAGGCTGAAGCGGTTCGCGGTCTTGAAGCGTTCAGCCATCTGTGGGTGCTGTTTGTTTTTCATCAAACTATGGCTGGCGGCTGGCGCCCCACCGTACGTCCACCACGCCTGGGTGGCAATGCGCGCATGGGCGTCTTTGCGACGCGTTCAACCTTCCGACCCAATCCGATTGGTATGTCGCTGGTTGAACTCAAAGGCATCCGTTGCGAAAAGCAGCAGGTCATTTTGCAGTTGGGCAGTTTAGATCTGGTGGATGGCACCCCGGTGGTCGATATCAAACCTTATCTGCCGTTTGCCGAAGCCTTACCGGATGCACGCGCCGGATTTGCCCAGCAGGCTCCCGAGGCAGCAATGCCGGTGCGTTTCTCTGCACTGGCGTTGACGCAAATTCAACAGCAACAAAAAAACCACCCCCATCTGGCACGCTTTATCAGCGATGTACTGGCTCAGGATCCGCGCCCTGCTTATCGCAAAGGTGAGGCAGAAGATCGTGAATATGCTGCCTGGCTGCTCGATTTTAATGTGCGCTGGCGCATTGATGAGGCAGGCACCGAGGTGATCGCTCTCGATCCGCGCTAA
- the rcsF gene encoding Rcs stress response system protein RcsF yields MRFLPLCLLALMLTGCVREYHPISSASSHPQQQSSEPERRPAPRPAPVKIYTDATDLVSKPFRDLGEVSGDDCQSSTQDSPPNINTARKRLQLRAAGMKANAVLLHKCEIVSSTPGCYRQAVCQGSALKVANQ; encoded by the coding sequence ATGCGTTTTTTACCGCTCTGCTTGTTGGCATTGATGCTGACCGGGTGTGTGCGTGAATATCACCCGATAAGCAGTGCTTCATCGCACCCGCAGCAGCAATCCAGCGAACCGGAACGCCGCCCTGCGCCCCGTCCGGCCCCGGTGAAGATTTACACGGACGCGACCGATTTGGTCAGCAAACCTTTCCGTGACCTCGGCGAAGTGTCTGGCGATGATTGCCAGAGCAGCACCCAGGATTCACCGCCAAATATCAATACCGCCCGTAAACGCCTGCAACTGCGAGCGGCGGGAATGAAGGCGAACGCCGTGCTGCTGCATAAGTGCGAAATCGTCTCCAGCACTCCGGGTTGCTATCGTCAGGCCGTCTGTCAGGGTTCTGCACTGAAAGTTGCCAATCAATGA
- a CDS encoding MetQ/NlpA family lipoprotein produces the protein MSFTFKKIAAVGALIGVIALAGCDQKAKDPNHIKVGVIVGAEQQVAETAQKVAKEKYGLDVELVTFNDYVLPNEALSKGDIDVNAFQHKPYLDQQIKDRGYKLVPVGNTFVYPIAGYSKKIKSLDELQNGAQIAIPNDPTNLGRSLLLLQKVGLIKLKDGVGLLPTALDITENPKNLKIVELEAPQLPRSLDDQQIALAVINTTYASQIGLTPAKDGIFVEDKDSPYVNLIVSREDNKDAENVKKFVQAYQSDEVAEAANKIFNGGAVKGW, from the coding sequence ATGTCTTTTACATTTAAAAAGATTGCCGCTGTGGGCGCGCTGATTGGCGTGATTGCGCTGGCCGGATGCGATCAGAAAGCCAAAGATCCAAACCACATTAAAGTGGGTGTGATTGTTGGCGCCGAGCAGCAGGTTGCTGAAACGGCACAGAAAGTCGCGAAAGAGAAGTATGGCCTGGATGTTGAATTGGTCACCTTCAACGACTACGTTCTGCCGAACGAAGCCCTGAGCAAAGGCGATATCGATGTTAACGCCTTCCAGCACAAACCGTATCTGGATCAGCAGATCAAAGATCGTGGCTATAAGCTGGTACCGGTTGGTAACACCTTTGTTTACCCCATCGCGGGCTACTCCAAAAAGATCAAATCTCTGGATGAGTTGCAGAACGGCGCTCAGATCGCCATCCCGAATGACCCGACTAACCTTGGTCGTTCGCTGCTGCTGTTGCAGAAAGTGGGTCTGATTAAACTGAAAGACGGTGTTGGCCTGCTGCCGACCGCGCTGGATATCACCGAGAACCCGAAAAACCTGAAGATTGTTGAGCTGGAAGCGCCGCAGTTGCCGCGTTCACTGGACGATCAGCAGATTGCGCTGGCAGTAATCAACACCACTTACGCCAGCCAGATTGGCCTGACCCCGGCTAAAGACGGTATCTTCGTTGAAGATAAAGATTCACCGTACGTGAACCTGATCGTTAGCCGTGAAGACAACAAAGACGCTGAAAACGTGAAGAAATTTGTTCAGGCTTATCAGTCTGACGAAGTCGCGGAAGCCGCGAACAAAATCTTCAACGGTGGTGCGGTGAAGGGCTGGTAA
- a CDS encoding methionine ABC transporter permease MetI: MSEAMMWLLGRGIWETLMMTFVSGFFGFVLGLPVGVLLYVTRPGQILANGALYRVLSALVNIFRSIPFIILLVWMIPFTRAIVGTSIGLQAAIVPLTVGAAPFIARMVENALLELPTGLIEASRAMGATPLQIVRKVLLPEALPGLVNAATITLITLVGYSAMGGAVGAGGLGQIGYQYGYIGYNATVMNTVLVLLVVLVYLIQFCGDRIVRAVSHK; the protein is encoded by the coding sequence ATGTCTGAAGCGATGATGTGGCTACTGGGACGTGGCATTTGGGAAACGCTGATGATGACCTTTGTCTCCGGCTTCTTTGGCTTTGTGCTTGGCCTGCCCGTTGGCGTTTTGCTGTACGTCACCCGTCCCGGCCAGATTCTGGCGAACGGTGCGTTGTATCGCGTACTCTCGGCGCTGGTGAATATCTTCCGTTCCATCCCGTTCATTATCCTGCTGGTCTGGATGATTCCCTTTACCCGCGCGATCGTGGGAACGTCGATCGGTTTACAAGCCGCGATTGTGCCGCTGACCGTGGGGGCCGCGCCGTTTATCGCCCGTATGGTTGAGAACGCCTTGCTCGAACTGCCCACCGGGTTGATCGAAGCGTCACGCGCGATGGGGGCCACACCGCTGCAAATCGTACGCAAGGTGTTGCTGCCTGAAGCCCTGCCGGGGCTGGTGAATGCCGCTACAATTACTTTGATTACGCTGGTTGGCTACTCCGCGATGGGTGGTGCTGTGGGTGCTGGCGGACTCGGCCAGATCGGCTATCAGTATGGTTACATCGGCTATAACGCCACCGTGATGAATACCGTTCTGGTCCTGTTGGTGGTGTTGGTTTATTTAATCCAATTCTGTGGCGACCGCATCGTGCGTGCTGTGTCCCATAAGTAA
- the metN gene encoding methionine ABC transporter ATP-binding protein MetN, with protein MIKLENISKVFQQGSRTIQALSNVSLHVPAGQIYGVIGASGAGKSTLIRCVNLLERPTSGRVLVDGQDLTALSEGQLTQARRQIGMIFQHFNLMNSRTVFGNVALPLELGNLSREQIKQRVSELLDLVGLADKHDAWPANLSGGQKQRVAIARALASNPKVLLCDEATSALDPATTRSILELLKDINRRLGLTILLITHEMDVVKRICDQVAVISNGELIEQDSVSEVFSHPKTPLAQQFIQSTLHLDIPDDYQQRMSALPGNDTVPLLRLEFTGKSVDAPLLSEAARRFNVNNNIISAQMDYAGGVKFGIMLAEMDGSENDTQAAIAWLKENHVKVEVLGYV; from the coding sequence ATGATTAAACTCGAAAATATTAGCAAAGTGTTCCAGCAAGGTTCACGCACCATTCAGGCGTTATCTAACGTCAGCCTGCATGTGCCTGCCGGACAGATTTATGGCGTCATCGGTGCATCCGGTGCCGGTAAAAGTACACTTATTCGCTGCGTCAATCTGCTGGAGCGTCCTACATCTGGCCGGGTATTGGTCGATGGTCAGGATCTGACCGCACTTTCCGAAGGTCAGTTGACACAGGCACGCCGTCAGATTGGCATGATTTTCCAGCATTTTAATTTGATGAACTCACGCACTGTCTTCGGCAACGTCGCTCTACCGCTTGAGCTGGGCAATCTTTCTCGCGAGCAGATCAAACAGCGCGTCAGCGAGTTGCTGGACCTGGTGGGCCTGGCGGATAAACACGATGCCTGGCCGGCGAATCTGTCCGGTGGTCAAAAACAGCGTGTGGCGATTGCCCGTGCTCTGGCCAGCAACCCTAAAGTGCTGCTGTGCGACGAAGCCACCAGCGCTCTGGATCCGGCAACAACCCGTTCCATCCTCGAGTTGCTTAAAGATATCAATCGCCGTCTTGGTCTGACCATCCTGCTGATCACCCATGAAATGGATGTAGTGAAGCGCATCTGCGATCAGGTCGCCGTAATCAGTAATGGCGAACTGATTGAGCAAGACAGCGTTAGCGAAGTATTTTCTCATCCGAAAACACCGTTGGCGCAGCAGTTTATCCAGTCAACCCTGCATCTCGATATTCCTGACGATTACCAGCAACGCATGTCGGCCCTGCCAGGAAATGACACCGTACCTTTATTACGCCTGGAATTCACGGGCAAGTCGGTGGATGCGCCTCTGCTGTCAGAAGCGGCACGTCGCTTCAACGTTAATAACAATATTATTAGCGCGCAGATGGATTACGCCGGTGGCGTGAAGTTCGGCATTATGCTGGCCGAGATGGACGGCAGCGAAAATGATACGCAAGCCGCCATTGCCTGGTTGAAAGAGAATCATGTGAAAGTTGAGGTACTGGGTTATGTCTGA
- the gmhB gene encoding D-glycero-beta-D-manno-heptose 1,7-bisphosphate 7-phosphatase: MANKVPAIFLDRDGTLNVDHGYVHEIDNFQFIDGTIEALQALKKMGFALVLVTNQSGIARGMFTEDQFMQLTEWMDWSLADRDVDLDGIYFCPHLPDAPVEEYRQQCDCRKPQPGMLLSAQKHLHIDMAASYMVGDKLEDMQAAQAAGVGTKVLVRTGKPVTAEGEAAADWVIDSLADLPERIKKG; the protein is encoded by the coding sequence GTGGCGAACAAAGTCCCGGCTATTTTTCTTGATCGTGATGGCACATTGAATGTCGATCACGGCTATGTCCATGAGATCGATAATTTTCAGTTTATTGATGGCACCATTGAGGCGTTACAGGCGCTGAAAAAAATGGGCTTTGCCCTGGTACTGGTCACCAATCAGTCGGGCATTGCGCGCGGCATGTTTACGGAAGACCAATTTATGCAGCTGACGGAGTGGATGGACTGGTCCCTGGCGGATCGCGATGTTGATCTCGATGGTATCTATTTCTGCCCGCATCTGCCGGATGCACCGGTTGAAGAGTATCGCCAGCAATGTGATTGCCGTAAACCGCAGCCTGGCATGCTGCTGTCGGCGCAGAAGCATCTCCATATAGATATGGCGGCTTCTTATATGGTTGGCGACAAACTGGAAGATATGCAGGCGGCGCAGGCGGCTGGTGTAGGCACGAAAGTGTTGGTGCGTACCGGTAAACCGGTGACGGCGGAAGGCGAAGCGGCGGCGGATTGGGTGATTGATAGCCTGGCTGACCTGCCGGAACGTATTAAAAAGGGCTAA
- the dkgB gene encoding 2,5-didehydrogluconate reductase DkgB, with translation MTIPAFGLGTFRLQDDVVIHSVKTALELGYRTIDTAQIYENEAAVGQAIAESGVARDELFVTTKIWVENLSVDKLIPSLKESLVKLRTDYVDLTLIHWPSPGASVSVKESMQALLAAKEAGLTRQIGISNFPIALMKEAIEAVGVENIATNQIELHPYLQNEQVVKFAREQGIHITSYMTLAYGEALKDGVIQAIAQKHRATPAQVVLAWAMQLGYAVIPSSTKRDNLAGNLQAQDLQLDSDDMDKIHALDRRHRLVSPDGLAPAWD, from the coding sequence ATGACAATCCCTGCTTTTGGTTTAGGTACTTTCCGTCTGCAAGACGATGTTGTTATTCATTCGGTTAAAACCGCACTTGAGCTTGGCTATCGAACAATCGATACCGCACAAATCTATGAAAATGAGGCTGCTGTAGGTCAGGCGATTGCCGAAAGTGGCGTTGCACGAGACGAGTTATTCGTGACCACCAAGATCTGGGTGGAAAATCTCTCTGTTGATAAATTGATCCCCAGCCTTAAAGAGAGCCTGGTGAAACTGCGCACCGACTATGTAGATCTTACCCTGATCCACTGGCCGTCGCCGGGAGCCAGCGTTTCGGTAAAAGAGAGCATGCAGGCACTGCTGGCCGCCAAAGAAGCGGGCCTGACTCGTCAAATCGGTATCTCCAACTTCCCGATTGCATTGATGAAAGAAGCAATTGAAGCGGTCGGTGTGGAAAATATTGCTACCAACCAGATTGAGCTTCATCCCTATTTGCAGAACGAGCAGGTGGTGAAGTTTGCCCGGGAGCAGGGGATTCACATCACCTCTTACATGACACTGGCCTATGGTGAAGCGCTGAAAGATGGAGTCATTCAGGCTATTGCACAGAAGCACCGGGCAACCCCAGCGCAGGTAGTGCTGGCATGGGCAATGCAGTTGGGTTATGCCGTCATTCCGTCATCGACCAAACGCGACAACCTAGCCGGAAATCTGCAAGCTCAGGATTTACAGCTGGATTCTGATGATATGGATAAGATCCACGCCCTGGATCGTCGGCATCGTCTGGTTAGTCCGGATGGTTTGGCTCCGGCCTGGGATTAA
- the yafC gene encoding DNA-binding transcriptional regulator YafC, translating to MKASSDELKVFIAVVESGSFSRAAEQLHMANSAVSRTVKKLETKLGVALLTRTTRQLALTHEGEHYFRRIQKLMQEMSTAESELIDRQQAPRGVLRIDAATPVILHLLLPMVKPFRARYPDVTLSLISSESFINLIERKVDVAIRAGTLTDSTLRARLLFISYRKLVATPAYLAKYGTPRSVADLAHHECLGFVEPLRLNRWPVAQENGELYDINPGMSSNSGETIKQLCLNDNGIACLSDYMVDQEIADGTFVELLADQRLPVEMPFNAVYYSDLGVSQRVRAFIDFLSDWVQNQPWRSQD from the coding sequence ATGAAGGCATCATCAGACGAGCTGAAAGTGTTTATTGCGGTAGTGGAAAGCGGGAGCTTTAGCCGTGCTGCTGAACAATTACATATGGCCAACTCGGCGGTCAGCCGGACGGTGAAAAAGCTGGAGACTAAGTTGGGTGTGGCGTTATTGACACGTACCACTCGCCAGCTCGCCCTCACGCATGAAGGTGAACACTACTTTCGTCGCATACAAAAATTGATGCAGGAGATGTCAACAGCGGAGAGCGAGTTGATAGACAGACAGCAAGCTCCGCGTGGCGTGCTGCGCATTGATGCCGCAACGCCGGTGATCCTGCATTTGTTGTTGCCGATGGTTAAACCGTTTCGCGCACGCTATCCCGATGTCACTCTCTCGTTGATTTCCTCGGAGAGCTTTATCAATCTTATCGAGCGTAAAGTCGATGTGGCCATTCGCGCCGGAACCCTGACCGACTCCACCCTGCGCGCTCGTTTATTATTTATCAGCTATCGCAAACTGGTCGCCACCCCTGCGTACCTGGCGAAGTATGGTACTCCACGCTCTGTGGCCGATTTAGCGCACCATGAATGTCTCGGTTTCGTTGAGCCTTTACGGTTGAATCGCTGGCCTGTGGCGCAGGAAAATGGCGAACTTTATGATATTAATCCGGGAATGTCTTCGAACAGCGGGGAAACAATCAAACAACTTTGCCTGAACGACAATGGTATTGCCTGCCTTTCTGACTATATGGTTGATCAAGAAATTGCCGATGGGACCTTTGTAGAGTTGCTGGCGGATCAGCGTTTGCCGGTAGAAATGCCGTTTAACGCAGTTTATTACAGTGATCTTGGTGTCAGTCAGCGAGTACGGGCATTTATTGATTTTCTCAGCGATTGGGTGCAGAACCAGCCCTGGCGAAGCCAGGACTGA
- a CDS encoding MFS transporter, whose amino-acid sequence MPLALWALTISAFAIGTTEFVIVGLIPTIAQQLAITLPSAGMLVSIYALGVAIGAPVLTALTGKLPRKHLLMGLMALFTLGNLVAWQAPNYETLVIARLLTGLAHGVFFSVGSTIATSLVSKEKAASAIAIMFGGLTVALVTGVPLGTLIGQHFGWRESFLAVSMLGVIALVASMLLVPRHIAQPPVTSLRQQARVLTNPRLLLIYAITALGYGGVFTAFTFLAPMMQSLAGFSPSAVSVILLGYGIAVAIGNIWGGKLADRHGAVPALTLIFAALTVLLGVFQVTSSMHYLALVTVVVMGIFAFANVPGLQVYVVQKAEHYAPGAVDVASGLNIAAFNIGIALGSSVGGHIVQQYGLAQTPWVGAVIVFIALLLVRLSGALDRPRAVIALE is encoded by the coding sequence ATGCCACTTGCACTCTGGGCGCTGACCATCAGCGCCTTTGCTATCGGAACCACTGAATTTGTCATCGTCGGGTTGATCCCGACCATCGCGCAACAACTTGCGATTACCCTGCCTTCAGCCGGGATGCTGGTATCTATCTACGCCCTTGGGGTAGCCATCGGTGCTCCGGTGCTAACGGCGTTGACCGGGAAATTACCGCGTAAACATTTGCTGATGGGGTTAATGGCGCTTTTCACCCTTGGCAATCTGGTAGCCTGGCAGGCACCGAACTATGAAACATTGGTGATTGCGCGACTGCTCACTGGTCTGGCACATGGTGTGTTCTTTTCGGTAGGGTCAACCATCGCGACCAGTTTGGTGAGTAAAGAGAAAGCGGCCAGCGCTATTGCGATTATGTTTGGCGGTTTGACAGTTGCCCTGGTAACGGGCGTGCCACTGGGAACGCTGATCGGGCAGCATTTTGGCTGGCGTGAGAGCTTCCTGGCGGTATCGATGTTGGGGGTTATTGCCCTGGTCGCCAGTATGCTGCTGGTTCCACGCCATATCGCTCAGCCGCCCGTTACTTCGTTACGACAGCAGGCCCGTGTGTTAACCAATCCACGTTTGTTGTTGATCTATGCCATCACTGCCCTCGGGTACGGTGGGGTGTTCACTGCTTTTACTTTTCTGGCACCGATGATGCAGTCACTGGCGGGTTTCTCACCTTCGGCTGTGAGCGTTATCTTACTGGGCTATGGCATCGCGGTGGCAATTGGCAATATCTGGGGTGGTAAGCTGGCGGATCGTCATGGCGCTGTGCCGGCTTTGACCCTCATTTTCGCCGCACTGACGGTACTGTTGGGCGTCTTTCAGGTGACGTCGAGTATGCACTATCTGGCATTAGTGACCGTAGTGGTGATGGGTATTTTTGCTTTCGCCAACGTGCCGGGGTTGCAGGTTTATGTAGTGCAGAAGGCAGAACATTACGCCCCTGGTGCGGTAGATGTCGCCTCGGGTTTAAATATTGCCGCTTTTAATATTGGCATTGCGCTGGGCTCTTCTGTGGGCGGTCATATCGTGCAGCAATATGGGTTAGCACAAACTCCCTGGGTCGGTGCAGTCATCGTCTTTATCGCTTTGTTACTGGTGCGTCTGAGCGGTGCGCTGGACAGGCCGCGCGCGGTGATTGCCCTCGAATAA
- a CDS encoding endonuclease/exonuclease/phosphatase family protein, whose translation MRKKTYAMRYVAGQPAERIFPPGAMLHVGQALPPGAPLTADPTLRVLVWNIFKQQRADWMSVLQGFGKDAHLVLLQEAQTTPELVKFATSNYLAADQVPAFVLPQHPSGVMTLASAHPVYCCPLREREPLLRLAKSALVTAYPLPNGEMLMVVNIHAVNFSLGIDVYSKQLGPIGEQIQYHRGPVIMAGDFNAWSRQRMKALFRFAQDMALHEVTFTDDHRRKAFGRPLDFVFYRDMKVSEASVLVTRASDHNPLLVEFNSTRTTPR comes from the coding sequence GTGCGGAAAAAAACCTATGCAATGCGTTATGTAGCAGGACAGCCTGCTGAGCGGATCTTTCCGCCAGGGGCGATGCTACATGTTGGGCAAGCGTTACCGCCCGGCGCACCACTCACAGCCGACCCGACATTACGGGTATTGGTGTGGAACATCTTTAAACAGCAACGTGCAGACTGGATGTCAGTGCTGCAAGGCTTTGGCAAAGATGCTCATCTGGTGTTGCTACAGGAAGCGCAAACCACCCCTGAATTGGTGAAGTTCGCCACCAGTAACTATCTGGCTGCTGACCAGGTACCTGCTTTTGTGCTGCCACAGCATCCCTCTGGGGTGATGACGCTGGCGTCGGCTCATCCGGTGTACTGCTGCCCATTGCGTGAGCGTGAGCCGTTATTACGGCTGGCAAAATCCGCGCTGGTGACCGCTTATCCGTTGCCCAATGGAGAAATGTTGATGGTGGTGAACATCCATGCCGTCAATTTCAGCCTGGGTATCGATGTCTACAGCAAACAGCTGGGGCCGATTGGGGAGCAAATCCAGTACCATCGAGGGCCGGTGATTATGGCCGGGGATTTTAATGCCTGGAGTCGTCAGAGGATGAAGGCGTTGTTTCGCTTCGCTCAGGACATGGCTTTACATGAAGTGACGTTTACCGATGACCATCGGCGCAAAGCTTTTGGTCGACCGCTGGATTTTGTCTTCTACCGTGATATGAAGGTCAGTGAAGCCTCGGTATTGGTGACGCGTGCTTCTGACCATAACCCGTTGCTGGTTGAATTTAACTCCACCAGAACCACTCCGCGCTAA